The following are encoded in a window of Longimicrobium sp. genomic DNA:
- a CDS encoding AMIN domain-containing protein, which translates to MLRNLAIALLVPALAAAAPAPYAGSGDVSALRLEARDGRTELTVQIAGGEVRWTDFPLQGPPRVVVDIQGARTALSSGRYDGIDRGGVKGVRTSQHAPDVVRVVIDLERDLRYAVTRSSDGLRITLESGAQAFQPWSSGSAPRTPQYAQSPNPNTSRVNTTERSTAAAPVQQRSRARPITVTFENTDMRDVLATFAELTGRSIVPGSEVGGIRVEYVTFTNQPWDLALRSLLQAYGLAAQEDPQSGIIRVDQITKLAERETLEPLVTRTFRINYVPVEEMQSTLEALKSDRGSVSINKSTNTLIATDVPSVIDDFERLVGQLDVRTPQVAIQAKIVFINRTDAEDLGIVYDIKDSRGNSLNEVVSVPDPNNPDVQTNQNIVSLGGSSIAALGNANSRVQDPALQVLTSLVLGRYTLINFIEALQRAELSDVQAAPVVTTSSNHEAQIWVGERTPIRVVDLGSANVGATAGTAPRATAQLVETGIRLIVTPQVTNDRRVLLQLHAERSSATPAAGEIGVQFLQQQGDTRVMVKDGETAVIGGLTVTEVTQTRTGIPFLMDIPFLGSLFRNSHSQEVKRDLLIMVTPHIVEETN; encoded by the coding sequence ATGCTGCGCAATCTCGCGATCGCGCTCCTGGTTCCCGCCCTGGCCGCCGCGGCGCCCGCGCCGTACGCGGGTTCGGGCGACGTGTCGGCGCTGCGGCTGGAGGCGCGCGACGGGCGCACCGAGCTCACGGTGCAGATCGCCGGGGGCGAGGTGCGCTGGACCGACTTCCCGCTGCAGGGCCCGCCCCGCGTGGTGGTGGACATCCAGGGCGCGCGCACCGCGCTGTCCTCGGGCCGCTACGACGGGATCGACCGCGGCGGGGTGAAGGGGGTGCGCACCAGCCAGCACGCGCCCGACGTGGTGCGCGTGGTGATCGACCTGGAGCGCGACCTCCGCTACGCCGTGACCCGCTCGTCCGACGGGCTCCGCATCACCCTCGAGTCGGGCGCGCAGGCGTTCCAGCCGTGGAGCTCGGGCTCCGCGCCGCGGACGCCCCAGTACGCGCAGTCGCCGAATCCCAACACCTCGCGCGTCAACACGACGGAGCGCAGCACGGCCGCCGCGCCGGTGCAGCAGCGCAGCCGCGCGCGGCCGATCACGGTGACCTTCGAGAACACCGACATGCGCGACGTGCTGGCCACCTTCGCCGAGCTCACCGGGCGCTCCATCGTCCCCGGCTCGGAGGTGGGCGGGATCCGCGTGGAGTACGTGACCTTCACCAACCAGCCGTGGGACCTGGCGCTGCGCTCGCTGCTGCAGGCCTACGGGCTGGCGGCGCAGGAAGACCCGCAGAGCGGGATCATCCGCGTGGACCAGATCACCAAGCTGGCCGAGCGCGAGACGCTGGAGCCGCTGGTGACGCGCACCTTCCGCATCAACTACGTGCCGGTGGAGGAGATGCAGTCGACGCTCGAGGCGCTGAAGAGCGACCGCGGCTCGGTGAGCATCAACAAGAGCACCAACACGCTGATCGCCACCGACGTGCCCAGCGTGATCGACGACTTCGAGCGGCTGGTGGGGCAGCTGGACGTGCGCACCCCGCAGGTGGCCATCCAGGCCAAGATCGTCTTCATCAACCGCACCGACGCCGAGGACCTGGGGATCGTCTACGACATCAAGGACTCGCGCGGGAACTCGCTGAACGAGGTGGTCTCCGTCCCCGACCCCAACAACCCGGACGTGCAGACCAACCAGAACATCGTCTCGCTCGGCGGCAGCTCGATCGCCGCGCTGGGGAACGCCAACAGCCGCGTGCAGGACCCCGCGCTGCAGGTGCTGACCTCGCTGGTGCTGGGCCGCTACACGCTGATCAACTTCATCGAGGCGCTGCAGCGCGCCGAGCTCTCCGACGTGCAGGCGGCGCCGGTGGTGACCACCAGCAGCAACCACGAGGCGCAGATCTGGGTCGGCGAGCGCACCCCCATCCGCGTGGTGGACCTGGGCTCGGCCAACGTGGGGGCCACGGCGGGGACGGCCCCGCGCGCCACCGCGCAGCTGGTGGAGACCGGCATCCGGCTGATCGTGACGCCGCAGGTGACCAACGACCGCCGCGTGCTGCTGCAGCTGCACGCCGAGCGCTCGAGCGCCACCCCCGCCGCCGGCGAGATCGGCGTGCAGTTCCTGCAGCAGCAGGGCGACACGCGGGTGATGGTGAAGGACGGCGAGACGGCGGTGATCGGCGGGCTGACGGTGACCGAGGTCACGCAGACACGCACCGGCATCCCCTTCCTGATGGACATTCCCTTCCTGGGCTCGCTGTTCCGCAACAGCCACAGCCAGGAGGTCAAGCGTGACCTGCTGATCATGGTCACGCCGCACATCGTCGAGGAGACCAATTGA